Proteins encoded together in one Mycobacterium noviomagense window:
- a CDS encoding PPE domain-containing protein, translated as MIPEYALFHPESNSASIYVGSASGPMLAASAWSGPAANLISVATAYRSASIMVASAIPRPQRVPPGRTPICRV; from the coding sequence TTGATTCCCGAGTACGCGTTATTTCATCCGGAGTCCAATTCCGCGAGCATATACGTGGGCTCAGCGTCTGGGCCCATGCTCGCCGCGAGCGCCTGGAGTGGCCCAGCCGCAAACCTGATTTCGGTGGCGACAGCCTATCGGTCGGCCTCGATCATGGTTGCCTCGGCGATTCCACGGCCGCAGCGGGTACCGCCTGGACGGACACCGATTTGTCGTGTGTGA
- a CDS encoding WXG100 family type VII secretion target: protein MTINYQFGDVDAHGALIRAQALAMEAEHQAIVRDVLAAGDFWGGAGSTACQQFITELGRNFQVIYQQANTHGSKVRTAGSNMFDTDCAVGSSWA from the coding sequence ATGACGATTAACTACCAGTTCGGCGACGTCGACGCCCACGGCGCGCTGATCCGCGCCCAAGCCCTGGCAATGGAGGCCGAGCATCAAGCCATCGTGCGCGATGTGCTTGCCGCCGGCGACTTTTGGGGTGGCGCCGGCTCGACGGCATGCCAGCAGTTCATCACCGAGTTGGGCCGCAACTTCCAGGTGATCTACCAGCAGGCCAACACCCATGGCTCCAAGGTGCGAACCGCCGGTTCCAACATGTTCGACACCGATTGCGCGGTCGGATCCAGCTGGGCCTGA
- a CDS encoding WXG100 family type VII secretion target encodes MPTRFMTDPDQMRAMAGRFDVHAQTVEDEARQMWASSQNIAGAGWSGTAQMSSYDTMGQMNQAFRNIVNMLQGVRDGLIRDANNYEAQEQASRQLLNS; translated from the coding sequence GTGCCTACGCGTTTTATGACCGATCCTGATCAAATGCGGGCGATGGCAGGCCGTTTCGACGTGCACGCCCAAACCGTGGAGGACGAGGCCCGCCAGATGTGGGCATCCTCGCAAAACATCGCCGGTGCCGGCTGGAGCGGCACCGCCCAGATGAGCTCCTACGACACCATGGGCCAGATGAATCAGGCGTTCCGCAACATCGTGAACATGCTGCAGGGTGTGCGTGACGGGCTGATCCGCGACGCCAACAACTACGAAGCCCAAGAGCAGGCCTCCCGGCAGCTCCTGAACAGCTAA
- a CDS encoding WXG100 family type VII secretion target: MTINYQFGDVDAHGALIRAQALAMEAEHQAIVRDVLAAGDFWGGAGSAACQQFITELGRNFQVIYQQANTHGSKVRTAGSNMFDTDCAVGSSWA; this comes from the coding sequence ATGACGATTAACTACCAGTTCGGTGACGTCGACGCCCACGGTGCGTTGATCCGCGCCCAAGCCCTGGCAATGGAGGCCGAGCATCAGGCCATCGTGCGCGATGTGCTTGCCGCCGGCGACTTTTGGGGTGGCGCCGGCTCGGCGGCGTGTCAGCAGTTCATCACCGAGTTGGGCCGCAACTTCCAGGTGATCTACCAGCAGGCCAACACCCATGGCTCTAAGGTGCGAACCGCCGGTTCCAACATGTTCGACACCGATTGCGCGGTCGGATCCAGCTGGGCCTGA
- a CDS encoding WXG100 family type VII secretion target → MPTRFMTDPDQMRAMAGRFDVHAQTVEDEARQMWASSQNIAGAGWSGTAQMSSYDTMGQMNQAFRNIVNMLQGVRDGLIRDANNYEAQEQASRQLLSS, encoded by the coding sequence GTGCCTACGCGTTTTATGACCGATCCTGATCAAATGCGGGCGATGGCAGGCCGTTTCGACGTGCACGCCCAAACCGTAGAGGACGAGGCCCGCCAGATGTGGGCATCCTCGCAAAACATCGCCGGTGCCGGCTGGAGCGGAACCGCCCAGATGAGCTCCTACGACACCATGGGCCAGATGAATCAGGCGTTCCGCAACATCGTGAACATGCTGCAGGGTGTGCGCGACGGGCTGATCCGCGACGCCAACAACTACGAAGCCCAAGAGCAGGCCTCCCGGCAGCTCCTGAGCAGCTAA
- a CDS encoding PPE family protein, with the protein MDWMMFPPEFNSARMYAGQGSGSMLAAAAAWNGLAAELEMAASSYQSVVSGLTAGPWLGPSSIAMAGAAAIYVGWMHATAAQAAETGGHAMMAASAFEAAHAATVPPPVIAANRALLMALVATNFLGQNTPAIMATEAHYMEMWAQDAAAMFTYAATSAAITAKVTPWLPATQNTNLGGLAAQHAAAAGAAVGAAGTHAQTIAMGSQVLSAVPQALQSAASPAASSSSGTGVLGGLLSSSMAQSLLLQWANPATLSLLIYPATYGLMLPTQMMGTFWQMAHTGVAAPIVGGIGANAAKPLQLMLPRLGGLGPSAAPAVAAGMGQANSLGALSVPQSWTAATTVPAPMLGGVPLASPSALAATEFGAGSGYPMLFGGLPRAAAAGAGGTGGSKYGARASSVVARPPAAGYPPLPESPPTPAAGLPPAVPGYRPAIVYLPTNGHAQLPTNGHAPVDALADV; encoded by the coding sequence ATGGACTGGATGATGTTTCCGCCGGAGTTCAACTCCGCGCGGATGTATGCCGGTCAGGGCTCGGGGTCGATGCTCGCCGCCGCGGCCGCCTGGAATGGGTTGGCCGCCGAGTTGGAGATGGCGGCCAGCTCGTATCAGTCGGTGGTCTCGGGGCTTACCGCCGGGCCGTGGCTGGGCCCGTCGTCGATAGCGATGGCGGGCGCGGCCGCCATCTATGTCGGGTGGATGCACGCCACCGCGGCGCAGGCTGCAGAGACCGGCGGCCACGCCATGATGGCCGCGTCTGCGTTTGAGGCGGCGCATGCGGCAACGGTGCCCCCGCCGGTGATCGCCGCCAACCGTGCCCTGTTGATGGCGTTGGTGGCGACGAACTTCCTCGGGCAAAACACCCCGGCGATCATGGCCACAGAGGCCCACTACATGGAAATGTGGGCCCAGGACGCCGCGGCGATGTTCACCTACGCCGCGACATCGGCGGCAATCACAGCGAAGGTGACGCCGTGGCTGCCGGCGACGCAGAACACCAACCTGGGTGGGCTGGCCGCCCAGCACGCCGCGGCGGCAGGAGCCGCCGTCGGCGCCGCCGGCACCCATGCGCAGACCATCGCGATGGGCTCGCAGGTGCTCTCCGCGGTGCCCCAGGCTTTGCAGTCAGCGGCATCACCCGCGGCGTCGAGCTCGTCGGGGACCGGGGTATTGGGCGGCCTGCTTTCGTCGTCTATGGCGCAGTCCCTGCTGCTGCAATGGGCGAACCCCGCGACTCTTTCCCTGTTGATTTATCCGGCCACCTACGGCTTGATGCTGCCCACCCAGATGATGGGCACGTTCTGGCAGATGGCACACACGGGCGTGGCGGCGCCGATAGTCGGCGGTATTGGCGCCAATGCTGCCAAGCCGTTGCAACTGATGCTGCCCCGACTAGGTGGGCTCGGGCCGTCGGCGGCCCCGGCAGTGGCCGCAGGGATGGGTCAGGCCAACTCGCTGGGGGCGCTTTCGGTGCCGCAGAGCTGGACCGCGGCCACAACGGTTCCCGCGCCGATGCTGGGCGGTGTGCCGTTGGCGTCGCCGTCGGCGTTGGCGGCCACCGAGTTTGGCGCCGGATCAGGCTACCCCATGCTGTTCGGGGGGCTGCCGCGGGCCGCGGCCGCGGGCGCAGGGGGTACCGGCGGGTCTAAATACGGGGCGCGCGCTAGCAGCGTGGTGGCGCGGCCACCGGCCGCCGGATACCCCCCGCTGCCGGAATCTCCGCCAACTCCTGCTGCCGGACTTCCGCCAGCGGTTCCCGGATATCGGCCGGCCATCGTGTACCTGCCCACCAACGGACATGCGCAGCTGCCGACCAACGGACATGCGCCGGTTGACGCGCTGGCCGACGTGTGA
- a CDS encoding PE family protein: protein MSFVTTHPEMMTAAALDLQGVGAQMAASNAAVAAPTTGVVPAAADEVSALTATQFVAHAQMYQAVSAQAAAIHQMFVTTLGTSATSYAATDVANATG, encoded by the coding sequence ATGTCGTTTGTGACCACGCACCCAGAAATGATGACGGCGGCGGCCCTGGATTTGCAGGGCGTCGGTGCACAGATGGCGGCCAGTAATGCCGCGGTGGCAGCCCCGACCACGGGGGTGGTTCCCGCGGCTGCCGATGAGGTCTCGGCGCTGACCGCGACGCAGTTCGTCGCGCACGCCCAGATGTATCAGGCCGTCAGCGCACAGGCGGCGGCGATTCACCAGATGTTCGTCACCACGCTGGGAACCAGCGCCACCTCCTATGCGGCCACCGACGTCGCTAACGCGACCGGCTAA
- a CDS encoding PE family protein — translation MPSRAVVLESLSMRRSNLLRTACAIASRNSSTTASTTEAIRAAANEVPVLTVAQFSAHAVINRVTSAMAAQVHDLSGKPGMVPRTFGTQTSALAITSGPGRANRGRAWLAYRNECPSERVSEEESTCRL, via the coding sequence ATGCCGTCTCGAGCTGTCGTTCTGGAGAGTCTGTCGATGCGCAGAAGCAATTTGCTTCGTACTGCATGCGCGATTGCTAGCCGGAATTCGTCTACAACAGCATCGACGACGGAGGCCATTCGGGCGGCGGCAAATGAGGTGCCGGTGTTGACGGTGGCGCAATTTTCTGCGCATGCCGTCATCAATCGGGTGACGAGCGCCATGGCAGCGCAGGTCCACGACCTGTCGGGCAAGCCGGGGATGGTTCCCCGGACTTTTGGGACGCAGACGTCTGCCTTGGCGATTACGAGCGGGCCCGGTCGCGCAAACCGCGGCCGGGCTTGGCTCGCCTATCGCAATGAATGTCCTAGTGAGCGGGTCAGTGAGGAGGAAAGCACATGTCGTTTGTGA